The Syntrophaceae bacterium genome contains a region encoding:
- a CDS encoding thiolase family protein — MVNQEEIVIVSAVRTPFSRFESAMADIPSIDLGVIVMKEALRRVGLKPDEVDDLYYGSCIPAEYALETDVPGRQATLLAGFPAENNSVSLDRACCSSLTALRLGVMSIRAGEAEIVMAVGSENMPRTPHLAPGLRSGKRLGHIKLIDCLFELGYKSKGFNSVALDAGEVAVEHGVTREMQDAWAQGSQEKYAKAFAEGKYKVGEEIIPVVIPQKKGEPIIIDRDESPRKTTLEALAKLKPIYGSPTVTAGNAPPLSAGSSAILLMTAKKAKEKGLKPLATILATVSSATDPRGIATIPAQTIAKALKRVELKIGNMDLIEINEAFAAMPLVSTKLLAGGDPAIWKQLLDKTNVNGGAIAIGHPVGASAARITMHLAYELQRRGGGYGVASICGGLAQGEAIVIRV; from the coding sequence ATGGTAAATCAGGAAGAAATCGTCATCGTCAGTGCGGTCCGGACGCCTTTCAGCCGCTTCGAGTCGGCCATGGCCGACATCCCCAGCATCGACCTGGGAGTGATCGTGATGAAGGAGGCCCTCCGGCGGGTGGGCCTCAAGCCGGACGAGGTGGACGACCTCTACTACGGGAGCTGCATTCCTGCAGAGTATGCCCTGGAGACGGACGTCCCGGGGCGGCAGGCCACGCTTCTGGCGGGTTTCCCTGCGGAGAACAACTCCGTCTCGCTGGATCGGGCCTGCTGCTCCTCCCTCACGGCGCTGCGACTCGGCGTCATGTCCATCCGGGCCGGGGAGGCGGAGATCGTGATGGCCGTGGGCTCCGAGAACATGCCGCGGACGCCGCACCTCGCCCCGGGCCTCCGGAGCGGAAAGCGGCTCGGCCACATCAAGCTGATTGATTGCCTCTTCGAACTGGGCTACAAGTCCAAGGGGTTCAACTCCGTCGCCCTGGATGCGGGCGAGGTGGCCGTCGAGCACGGCGTCACGCGGGAGATGCAGGACGCCTGGGCGCAGGGAAGCCAAGAGAAGTACGCCAAGGCCTTTGCCGAGGGGAAGTACAAGGTCGGCGAAGAGATCATCCCGGTGGTCATCCCGCAGAAGAAGGGGGAGCCCATCATCATCGACCGGGACGAATCCCCCCGGAAGACCACCCTGGAGGCGCTGGCAAAACTGAAGCCGATCTACGGCAGCCCCACCGTCACGGCGGGAAACGCCCCGCCCCTCAGCGCCGGCTCAAGCGCCATCCTGCTCATGACGGCGAAGAAGGCGAAAGAGAAGGGGCTGAAGCCGCTGGCGACGATCCTGGCGACCGTCAGCTCGGCGACCGATCCCCGGGGCATCGCCACCATCCCGGCGCAGACGATCGCGAAGGCGCTCAAGAGGGTAGAACTGAAGATCGGGAACATGGACCTGATCGAGATCAACGAGGCCTTCGCCGCCATGCCCCTCGTCTCCACCAAGCTCCTGGCCGGGGGCGACCCGGCGATCTGGAAGCAGCTCCTGGACAAGACCAACGTCAACGGCGGCGCCATCGCCATCGGGCACCCCGTGGGCGCCAGCGCGGCCCGGATCACCATGCACCTGGCCTACGAACTCCAGCGCCGGGGCGGCGGCTACGGCGTGGCGTCCATCTGCGGCGGCCTTGCGCAGGGCGAGGCGATCGTCATCAGGGTCTGA
- a CDS encoding acyl-CoA dehydrogenase, translated as MAETIFQEEHQVFRDSFKKFLAKEVIPYLEEWEEVGIVPKVVWKKMGENGFLCPWLEEEYGGAGGGFEYSVIINEELSYIGAHGLLAGLHSDIIVPYIHTFGNEEQKQKWLPGCASGDIITAVAMTEPGTGSDLASIRTTAVRDGDHYVINGAKTFISIGIHCDLVIVAAKTDTKADPPFKGISLICVEDGTPGFTRGRKLKKMGFHSQDTAELNFEDCRVPVGNLLGKEGQGFYYLMQKLQGERLVVSIIAQAMAEAMLDMTVKYCKERTIFGKPVSSFQHNTFKIVEMATEIEIGRTFLNSLISDFLAKKDIVKQVSMAKYWIPEMANRVAYHCVQLHGGYGYMEEYPICRFARDVRVIPIFAGTTEVMKVIVGRMMGL; from the coding sequence ATGGCAGAGACGATTTTTCAGGAAGAGCATCAGGTGTTCAGGGACAGCTTCAAGAAATTCCTCGCGAAAGAGGTCATCCCCTACCTTGAGGAATGGGAAGAAGTCGGCATCGTCCCCAAGGTGGTGTGGAAGAAAATGGGCGAGAACGGCTTCCTCTGCCCGTGGCTGGAAGAGGAGTACGGCGGCGCCGGCGGCGGATTCGAATATTCCGTCATCATCAACGAGGAGCTGTCCTACATCGGCGCCCACGGCCTCCTGGCGGGGCTCCACAGCGACATCATCGTTCCCTACATCCACACCTTCGGCAACGAGGAGCAGAAGCAGAAATGGCTCCCCGGCTGCGCCTCCGGCGACATCATCACCGCCGTCGCCATGACGGAGCCGGGCACCGGCTCGGATCTGGCCTCGATCCGCACCACCGCCGTCCGGGACGGCGACCACTACGTCATCAACGGGGCGAAGACCTTCATCTCCATCGGCATCCACTGCGACCTCGTCATCGTGGCGGCCAAGACGGACACGAAGGCCGATCCGCCCTTCAAGGGCATCAGCCTGATCTGCGTGGAGGACGGCACCCCCGGCTTCACCCGCGGCCGGAAGCTGAAGAAGATGGGCTTCCACAGCCAGGACACGGCGGAGCTGAACTTCGAGGACTGCCGCGTGCCCGTCGGGAACCTCCTGGGGAAGGAAGGGCAGGGGTTCTACTACCTGATGCAGAAGCTCCAGGGAGAGCGACTGGTGGTGAGCATCATCGCCCAGGCCATGGCCGAGGCCATGCTGGACATGACGGTCAAATACTGCAAGGAGCGGACGATCTTCGGGAAGCCCGTCAGCTCCTTCCAGCACAACACCTTCAAGATCGTGGAGATGGCCACGGAGATCGAGATCGGCCGGACGTTCCTGAATTCGCTGATCAGCGACTTCCTCGCCAAGAAGGACATCGTGAAGCAGGTATCCATGGCCAAATACTGGATCCCCGAGATGGCCAACCGGGTGGCCTACCACTGTGTTCAGCTCCACGGCGGTTACGGCTACATGGAGGAATACCCCATCTGCCGCTTCGCCCGGGACGTGCGCGTGATCCCCATCTTCGCCGGCACGACGGAGGTCATGAAGGTCATCGTCGGGCGGATGATGGGTCTTTGA
- a CDS encoding TetR/AcrR family transcriptional regulator has translation MEENATFADLKSEAILARRELIVEAAERVFAVKPFHKVSIRDIAQEAGISHALIYRYFPDQQSIFVEAFIRGAEEIGGVIERLIDESETPDIAKISDAFLSYCIDNDQYLRMLTHFMLDGELSPEKVEKINAAERRFFDQFDRLFRKMKKPEPVRPLSHAFFAALNGVLITFRNYPGRTPDEVKQHMLNVGRMIDLGFSNIRT, from the coding sequence ATGGAAGAGAACGCCACGTTTGCCGATCTCAAGAGCGAGGCGATCCTCGCCCGCCGGGAGCTGATTGTCGAGGCCGCGGAGCGCGTGTTCGCCGTCAAGCCGTTCCACAAGGTGAGCATCCGGGACATCGCCCAGGAGGCGGGCATCTCGCACGCCTTGATCTACCGGTATTTCCCGGACCAGCAGTCGATCTTCGTGGAGGCCTTCATCCGGGGCGCCGAGGAAATCGGCGGGGTCATCGAGCGGCTCATCGACGAGAGCGAGACGCCGGACATCGCGAAGATCAGCGACGCCTTTCTCTCCTACTGCATCGACAACGACCAGTACCTGAGAATGCTGACCCACTTCATGCTCGACGGCGAGCTTTCCCCGGAAAAAGTCGAGAAGATCAACGCGGCGGAGCGCCGGTTCTTCGACCAGTTCGACAGGCTCTTCCGTAAGATGAAGAAACCGGAGCCCGTGCGGCCCCTGTCCCATGCCTTCTTTGCGGCCCTGAACGGGGTCCTGATCACCTTCCGGAACTACCCCGGCCGCACGCCCGACGAAGTGAAACAGCACATGCTGAACGTCGGCCGGATGATCGACCTTGGTTTCAGCAATATCCGGACATGA
- a CDS encoding SDR family NAD(P)-dependent oxidoreductase — translation MNLKDVKAVVTGGASGLGEACVRMIAGGGGRAAIFDLPMQKDRAEKLIAELGAGVIFCSTDVTSEESVLASVAKAVDAFRGINTAINCAGVGDPAKLLSKKGPMALSFFNRVVQINLVGTFNVIRLAVEQMVKNEAGVDGEKGVVINTASAAAFDGQVGQPAYSASKAGVVGMTLPLARECADYGVRVMTIAPGLFNTPMLAILPQAARDALGAMVPFPRRLGEPSEFAMLCRQIIENPMLNGEVIRLDGAIRMAAK, via the coding sequence GTGAACCTGAAAGATGTGAAGGCGGTGGTTACCGGCGGCGCGTCGGGACTGGGGGAAGCGTGCGTCCGCATGATCGCGGGGGGAGGCGGCAGGGCCGCCATCTTCGACCTGCCGATGCAGAAGGACCGGGCGGAAAAGCTGATCGCCGAACTGGGGGCCGGCGTCATCTTCTGCAGCACCGACGTGACGAGCGAGGAGAGTGTCCTGGCCTCCGTCGCAAAGGCGGTGGACGCCTTCCGCGGCATCAACACGGCCATCAACTGCGCCGGCGTGGGCGACCCCGCGAAGCTCCTCTCCAAGAAGGGCCCCATGGCGCTCTCGTTTTTCAACCGGGTCGTGCAGATCAACCTGGTGGGCACCTTCAACGTGATCCGCCTGGCCGTGGAGCAGATGGTCAAGAACGAGGCGGGAGTCGACGGGGAGAAGGGCGTCGTCATCAACACGGCCTCCGCCGCGGCCTTCGACGGCCAGGTTGGCCAGCCGGCCTACAGCGCGTCCAAGGCCGGCGTCGTCGGCATGACCCTGCCCCTGGCCCGGGAGTGCGCCGACTACGGCGTCCGCGTCATGACGATCGCCCCGGGGCTCTTCAACACGCCGATGCTGGCAATCCTGCCGCAGGCCGCCCGCGACGCGCTGGGGGCGATGGTTCCTTTCCCGCGGCGTCTGGGCGAGCCCTCGGAGTTCGCCATGCTGTGCCGGCAGATCATCGAGAATCCGATGCTGAACGGCGAGGTGATCCGCCTGGACGGCGCGATCCGGATGGCCGCGAAATAG